Proteins from one Myxococcus stipitatus genomic window:
- a CDS encoding WD40 repeat domain-containing protein: MAHDLHTLTHLPTLENLLRDGGVDALLSALDDALARLPPDARARSGDTGPESSPRTLRVLRKAVQLDAELLRAHPETLFQCLYNRLRWFDAPDAAAHFVEETGPWSAPDAHLHQLAEHWRRERAESRPAPWLESLLPLRDELEGVELALGHEAQVLQVAYSPSGDRLATGTWADGQNVVVWDATTGERLVEMEGHEAEVRALAWSPDGALLASGSRAHDACLWDARTGALVHAMTGQEGQVTAVAFSPDGRVLATGNLGWKVRLFDVATGEKERTLSGHQQSVLALSFHPSGRWLASGASDDTVRVWDLESGKQVARLAAQTSVNSVAFSPDGEWLAYSDLDGLALVETRGWTRLAEPLGQSRYSSISWLGPHRLGLLAFNRVEVLEAPSGAVLTSRPYAPDGHERSASFHPGGTRFALGGADGRACVSDLSTPPPPTLRAGQRPVPSVWGHPEGPVAVARTRGDSIVIDAGGRVRALPQDPEEAVAQPWRVSPDGAVLAYPTTRYGRPARRGVRLLDVKGLTPARDLTAPPLSSRSDAGFVHLEKQPVAFSPDGRLVAAAIEPGAARVWRVSDGALLHTLRGPPGPIAHVDFTPDGAHVVVGSSEDARLLVHALASGARVLDTDAVFHPVPAYAAAREAPLIAVGQEAGTVELFDLSTGASRSLRAGEEPVIALGFTPDGARVAACGLDRRVRVFDTGTGALLHELPHPSLPHTVGLGDGLVVTRANDDHTRLFDLATGALRATLEGGAEPDDLLRRRFWEQLSDGPVSFHPRLAPETTLARFQDPLDEVLILQDGVIVARGRTAKDFLYVLKLHLA, from the coding sequence ATGGCCCACGACCTCCACACCCTCACGCACCTGCCCACGCTCGAAAACCTGCTGCGCGACGGAGGCGTGGACGCGCTCCTCTCCGCGCTGGATGACGCGCTCGCGCGCCTGCCACCCGACGCGCGCGCGCGAAGCGGGGACACCGGCCCCGAGTCCAGCCCCCGGACGTTGCGCGTGCTGCGCAAGGCGGTCCAGCTCGACGCCGAGCTGCTCCGCGCGCATCCGGAGACGCTGTTCCAATGCCTCTACAACCGGCTGCGCTGGTTCGACGCGCCCGACGCCGCCGCGCACTTCGTGGAGGAAACGGGCCCCTGGAGCGCGCCGGACGCGCACCTGCACCAGCTCGCCGAGCACTGGCGCCGAGAGCGCGCCGAGAGCCGGCCCGCCCCCTGGCTCGAGTCGCTGCTGCCGCTGCGCGACGAGCTGGAGGGCGTGGAGCTGGCCCTGGGCCACGAGGCCCAGGTGCTCCAGGTGGCCTACAGCCCCAGCGGAGACCGGCTCGCCACGGGCACCTGGGCGGACGGCCAGAACGTCGTGGTGTGGGACGCGACCACGGGAGAGCGCCTCGTGGAGATGGAGGGCCACGAGGCCGAGGTCCGCGCCCTGGCCTGGAGCCCGGATGGCGCGCTGCTCGCGTCGGGCTCGAGGGCCCACGACGCCTGCCTCTGGGACGCGCGCACCGGGGCGCTCGTGCACGCGATGACGGGCCAGGAGGGACAGGTCACCGCGGTGGCCTTCAGCCCGGATGGCCGGGTGCTCGCCACGGGCAACCTCGGCTGGAAGGTGCGCCTGTTCGACGTCGCCACCGGCGAGAAGGAGCGAACGCTGAGCGGACATCAGCAGTCCGTGCTCGCCCTGTCCTTCCACCCTTCCGGGCGCTGGCTGGCCAGCGGGGCGTCCGACGACACGGTGCGCGTGTGGGATTTGGAGAGCGGCAAGCAGGTGGCCCGGCTCGCGGCGCAGACGTCCGTCAACTCCGTCGCCTTCAGCCCGGATGGCGAGTGGCTGGCGTATTCGGACCTCGACGGCCTCGCCCTCGTGGAGACGCGCGGCTGGACGCGGCTCGCGGAGCCGCTCGGGCAGAGCCGCTACTCCTCCATCTCCTGGCTGGGGCCCCACCGGCTGGGGCTGCTGGCCTTCAACCGCGTCGAGGTCCTGGAGGCGCCGAGCGGCGCCGTCCTGACCTCACGGCCCTACGCACCCGACGGGCACGAGCGCTCCGCGAGCTTCCACCCTGGCGGCACGCGCTTCGCGCTCGGCGGCGCGGACGGCCGGGCCTGCGTCAGCGACCTCTCCACCCCGCCACCGCCCACCCTCCGCGCGGGCCAGCGGCCCGTCCCGAGCGTGTGGGGACACCCGGAAGGGCCCGTGGCCGTCGCGCGCACCCGGGGCGACTCCATCGTCATCGACGCGGGCGGGCGCGTCCGCGCCCTGCCCCAGGACCCGGAGGAGGCCGTCGCCCAACCGTGGCGCGTCAGCCCGGACGGAGCGGTGCTGGCCTACCCCACGACCCGGTACGGGCGCCCGGCGCGCCGGGGCGTGCGGTTGCTCGACGTGAAGGGGCTCACGCCCGCGCGCGACCTGACGGCCCCCCCGTTGTCGAGTCGGAGCGACGCGGGCTTCGTCCACCTGGAGAAGCAACCCGTGGCCTTCTCGCCGGACGGTCGGCTCGTGGCCGCCGCCATCGAGCCGGGCGCCGCGCGGGTGTGGCGCGTCTCCGACGGGGCGCTGCTGCACACGCTGCGCGGCCCGCCGGGCCCCATCGCCCACGTCGACTTCACGCCGGACGGCGCGCACGTGGTGGTGGGCTCCTCGGAGGACGCGCGCCTGCTGGTGCATGCGCTGGCGAGCGGCGCGCGCGTGCTCGACACCGACGCCGTCTTCCACCCCGTGCCCGCCTATGCCGCCGCCCGCGAGGCCCCGCTCATCGCCGTGGGCCAGGAGGCGGGCACGGTCGAGCTGTTCGACCTGTCCACCGGCGCCAGCCGCTCGCTCCGGGCCGGGGAGGAGCCCGTCATCGCGCTCGGCTTCACGCCGGATGGCGCGCGCGTGGCCGCCTGCGGGCTGGACCGGCGCGTGCGCGTCTTCGACACCGGGACGGGCGCGCTCCTGCACGAGCTGCCCCACCCGTCGCTCCCCCACACCGTGGGCCTGGGTGACGGCCTGGTCGTGACGCGGGCCAATGACGACCACACGCGCCTCTTCGACCTCGCCACGGGCGCCCTCCGCGCGACGCTGGAAGGCGGCGCGGAGCCGGACGACCTCCTTCGCAGGCGCTTCTGGGAGCAGCTGAGCGACGGGCCCGTGAGCTTCCACCCCCGCCTCGCCCCGGAGACCACCCTGGCCCGCTTCCAGGACCCGCTGGACGAGGTGCTCATCCTCCAGGACGGCGTCATCGTGGCCCGGGGCCGGACGGCGAAGGACTTCCTCTACGTCCTCAAGCTCCACCTGGCCTGA
- a CDS encoding vWA domain-containing protein, with protein MSKSGTFGARTTPWFGAALLCLLVATQAAAASKAPAGTPRTAPPYVDRCECGPLDVVFAIDDTGSMGGSLAAFQAGFGNLLSQIQVSSNGDYRLGLVTFKDDVTVVHDLAAGNDAAVSTSISTLFANGGWGAPEASDEALNTVINNLGTRAGQTGNFFGFWRTGARRVVVLITDNLPGGFNDNYTGPALANTVAASAGANGIRIHAVYVPTAGTPDPTAVSIMQNYATATNGLFRQTLPNGSDAALAVQDFLSDCRQPSDVFIRDTDAPMDNGFEPSVGSIYMSPDIKVCNNVNGCVTSTNPVYGSPNNYVFVTLRNYGPLRPTGPIGGTLMLYYLSAGGNAQWGSGSWNLIKAEQGIFLDAGETRDIRIQWPNVPLPGHYCLLARWVSAGDPMSYPELIGSNTVTNTQANNNIAWRNVDVIRILTGGTGSTTYDVRPPIGRLMTLHLKPAKDVFAGAIVLDLSDKLYAAWKAAGAKADGLEGIEGTRLYFGPGGGALGLRTQEKLDERIHLTFKSDGKAGEFPLHVFETDEEGTELGGVRYDVKVIKPETEPLRVDLAARRIRDGSVVELTWPHAVHHKAYRIYRTDKVGSGAMEAIGEVAAGADASETTALRFHDAGAKEGRFHYAVESISEGGSVLSDFVAVDPSSN; from the coding sequence ATGTCCAAGAGTGGCACTTTCGGTGCCCGTACCACGCCGTGGTTCGGGGCCGCACTTCTCTGTCTGCTCGTAGCCACCCAAGCCGCGGCGGCGTCCAAGGCGCCCGCCGGGACTCCTCGCACCGCTCCGCCCTACGTCGACCGGTGTGAGTGTGGCCCGCTCGACGTGGTGTTCGCCATCGACGACACCGGCAGCATGGGCGGGTCGCTCGCCGCCTTCCAGGCGGGCTTCGGCAACCTGCTGTCGCAGATCCAGGTCTCCTCCAACGGCGACTATCGCCTGGGCCTCGTCACCTTCAAGGACGACGTCACGGTGGTGCACGACCTGGCGGCGGGCAACGACGCCGCCGTCTCCACGTCCATCAGCACGCTGTTCGCGAACGGCGGCTGGGGCGCCCCCGAGGCGTCCGACGAGGCGCTCAACACGGTCATCAACAACCTGGGCACGCGCGCGGGGCAGACCGGCAACTTCTTCGGCTTCTGGCGCACGGGCGCCCGCCGCGTGGTCGTCCTCATCACCGACAACCTGCCCGGCGGCTTCAACGACAACTACACCGGCCCCGCCCTGGCCAACACCGTGGCCGCCTCCGCCGGCGCCAACGGCATCCGCATCCACGCCGTCTACGTCCCCACGGCGGGCACGCCGGACCCCACGGCGGTGAGCATCATGCAGAACTACGCCACCGCCACCAACGGCCTGTTCCGCCAGACGCTCCCCAACGGCTCCGACGCGGCCCTGGCCGTCCAGGACTTCCTGAGCGACTGCCGCCAGCCTTCCGACGTGTTCATCCGTGACACGGACGCGCCCATGGACAACGGCTTCGAGCCCAGCGTCGGCTCCATCTACATGAGCCCCGACATCAAGGTGTGCAACAACGTCAACGGCTGCGTCACCTCCACCAACCCCGTCTACGGCTCGCCGAACAACTACGTCTTCGTCACGCTGCGCAACTACGGCCCGCTGCGTCCCACGGGCCCCATCGGCGGCACGCTGATGCTCTACTACCTGTCCGCGGGCGGCAACGCGCAGTGGGGCAGCGGCAGCTGGAACCTCATCAAGGCCGAGCAGGGCATCTTCCTGGACGCGGGCGAGACGCGCGACATCCGCATCCAGTGGCCGAACGTCCCGCTGCCGGGCCACTACTGCCTGCTGGCGCGGTGGGTCTCCGCTGGCGACCCCATGAGCTACCCCGAGCTCATCGGCTCCAACACCGTCACCAACACCCAGGCCAACAACAACATCGCCTGGCGCAACGTGGACGTCATCCGCATCCTCACCGGCGGCACCGGCAGCACCACGTACGACGTGCGCCCGCCCATCGGTCGCCTGATGACGCTGCACCTCAAGCCGGCGAAGGACGTGTTCGCCGGGGCCATCGTCCTCGACCTGAGCGACAAGCTGTATGCCGCCTGGAAGGCCGCTGGCGCCAAGGCCGACGGCCTGGAGGGCATCGAGGGCACGCGGCTGTACTTCGGCCCCGGCGGCGGCGCGCTGGGCCTGCGCACGCAGGAGAAGCTCGACGAGCGCATCCACCTGACCTTCAAGTCGGACGGCAAGGCCGGCGAGTTCCCGCTGCACGTGTTCGAGACGGACGAGGAGGGGACGGAGCTGGGTGGCGTGCGCTACGACGTCAAGGTCATCAAGCCGGAGACGGAGCCCCTCCGCGTGGACCTCGCGGCCCGGCGCATCCGTGACGGCTCCGTGGTGGAGCTGACCTGGCCGCACGCCGTGCACCACAAGGCCTACCGCATCTACCGCACCGACAAGGTCGGCTCCGGCGCGATGGAGGCCATCGGCGAGGTCGCGGCCGGCGCGGACGCCTCCGAGACGACGGCCCTGCGCTTCCACGACGCGGGCGCCAAGGAGGGTCGGTTCCACTACGCGGTGGAGAGCATCAGCGAGGGTGGCTCGGTGCTGAGCGACTTCGTGGCGGTCGACCCGAGCAGCAACTAG
- the tal gene encoding transaldolase, giving the protein MNPLRQLADFGQAVWVDNLQRAYITQGTLQKFIEEDGVRGLTSNPTIFQKAVSGSEDYQDLFDAARGKGLSAGDVYEQLAVRDVQGAADILRPVFDALKGRDGFASLEVSPRLANQTQGTLEEARRLWTTLARPNVMVKVPATEAGVPAFEQLTAEGLNINVTLLFSQERYRQIAHAYMTGLERLASKGGDLGRVASVASFFVSRIDVMVDQEVDKKLKAGATAEQRKALEALSGKVAIANAKLAYRIYQELFTSPRWKALAAKGARPQRVLWASTGTKSPKLRDVLYIEELIGPDTINTMPPATIDAFRDHGKVRTSLVEDVAGAQATLRALEAQGIPLKSITDRLTVDGVKLFEDSFDQLLNAVGQKLASTSG; this is encoded by the coding sequence ATGAATCCGCTGCGTCAGCTCGCCGACTTCGGTCAGGCCGTCTGGGTGGACAACCTCCAGCGCGCCTACATCACCCAGGGCACGCTCCAGAAGTTCATCGAGGAGGATGGCGTGCGGGGGCTCACCTCCAACCCGACCATCTTCCAGAAGGCGGTGTCGGGCAGCGAGGACTACCAGGACCTCTTCGACGCCGCGCGCGGCAAGGGGTTGTCCGCCGGGGATGTCTACGAGCAGCTCGCGGTGCGCGACGTGCAGGGCGCGGCGGACATCCTGCGGCCCGTGTTCGACGCGTTGAAGGGGCGGGACGGGTTCGCGTCGTTGGAGGTGTCGCCGAGGCTCGCGAACCAGACGCAGGGCACGCTCGAGGAGGCGCGCCGGCTGTGGACGACGCTCGCCCGGCCGAACGTGATGGTCAAGGTCCCCGCCACCGAGGCGGGCGTGCCGGCCTTCGAGCAGCTCACGGCGGAGGGGCTCAACATCAACGTCACGCTGCTGTTCAGCCAGGAGCGCTACCGGCAGATCGCCCATGCGTACATGACGGGGCTGGAGCGGCTGGCGTCCAAGGGCGGCGACCTGGGCAGGGTGGCGAGCGTGGCCTCGTTCTTCGTCAGCCGCATCGACGTGATGGTGGACCAGGAGGTCGACAAGAAGCTGAAGGCGGGCGCCACCGCCGAGCAGCGCAAGGCCCTGGAGGCGCTCAGCGGCAAGGTGGCCATCGCCAACGCGAAGCTCGCCTATCGCATCTACCAGGAGCTGTTCACCAGCCCGCGCTGGAAGGCGCTCGCGGCCAAGGGGGCCAGGCCCCAGCGCGTGCTGTGGGCGAGCACGGGCACCAAGAGCCCCAAGCTGCGCGACGTGCTCTACATCGAGGAGCTCATCGGCCCGGACACCATCAACACCATGCCTCCGGCGACCATCGACGCGTTCCGGGACCACGGCAAGGTGCGCACCAGCCTGGTGGAGGACGTGGCGGGCGCGCAGGCCACGCTGCGCGCGCTGGAGGCCCAGGGAATCCCGCTCAAGTCCATCACGGACCGGCTCACCGTGGACGGGGTGAAGCTCTTCGAGGACTCCTTCGACCAGCTGTTGAACGCCGTGGGCCAGAAGCTCGCGAGCACCTCGGGGTGA
- a CDS encoding glycoside hydrolase family 71 protein, giving the protein MPLPLRVSFSRVVGLACVLSLAGACGPVQAPGDDVPSSLETTEQPQVVALVAPGSTWRYRDTGVDPGAGWTTPGYVDTAWKEGPAQLGYGDGDEATVVSYGPSTSSRYVTTWFRKAFTVADPARVGAVALRLLRDDGAIVYVNGREVFRSNLPASGVTASTLATTTIADSAEQTWHPASVPASVLVAGANVIAVEVHQSTLNSSDLSFDLELTADVAPTTATPCWPLDLPALGTLRAAPRKVFAHYFSPYPLSLDNRDPSVDYYARNYLVPTGENSKFAYCGGFIKQRPLPQAPRASGVDYELKNFEQEVRRAAALGLDGFTYDILNHTGTHWNRLLKLLQAASNADSGFRVVLMPDMSSTYTGTDADALTAFVGSIGSVASHPAVYHLDDGRLLLAPYMADNRTPQWWASVLQALQARGISAALWPVYVKPWLAQTQTLAAQVPLYGTSTWGNRTLSGAAAQRTHPATAHGLGLQWMAPVALQDSRPKDLVYTEPNNSQTLRAMWDAAIQGGADWVQLITWNDYSEATEFSPSSGTQWAAFDLTAYYTAWFKLGAQPTITRDALYYFHRRHSTSAAPDLTQQRAPYTVVNGAAPANEIELLAFLTAPGTLEIEVAGTVQRKDVAAGIQSFRVPLQQGTPTFRLVRGGATVAAVTSAFPINDTITYQDMLYRAGGSLSCDRSPFFP; this is encoded by the coding sequence ATGCCCCTCCCGCTCCGTGTCTCCTTCTCTCGTGTGGTCGGCCTCGCCTGCGTCCTGTCGTTGGCGGGCGCGTGCGGCCCCGTCCAGGCCCCGGGTGACGACGTCCCCTCCTCCCTCGAAACCACCGAGCAGCCGCAGGTCGTCGCCCTGGTCGCCCCGGGCAGCACCTGGCGCTACCGGGACACGGGCGTGGACCCCGGCGCCGGGTGGACGACGCCGGGCTACGTGGACACGGCGTGGAAGGAGGGCCCCGCGCAGCTCGGCTACGGCGACGGGGACGAGGCCACGGTCGTCTCCTACGGCCCCAGCACGTCGTCGCGTTACGTGACGACGTGGTTCCGCAAGGCGTTCACCGTGGCGGACCCGGCGCGGGTGGGGGCCGTGGCGCTGCGGCTGCTGCGGGACGACGGCGCCATCGTCTACGTGAACGGGCGGGAGGTGTTCCGCAGCAACCTGCCCGCGAGCGGCGTCACCGCGTCCACGCTGGCCACCACCACCATCGCCGACAGCGCGGAGCAGACCTGGCACCCGGCGAGCGTGCCCGCGTCGGTGCTCGTGGCGGGCGCCAACGTCATCGCGGTGGAGGTGCACCAGTCGACGCTCAACTCGTCGGACCTGAGCTTCGACCTGGAGCTCACCGCGGACGTCGCGCCGACGACGGCCACGCCCTGCTGGCCGCTGGACCTGCCGGCGCTGGGCACCCTGCGCGCGGCGCCCAGGAAGGTCTTCGCGCACTACTTCTCGCCCTATCCGCTGTCGCTCGACAACCGGGACCCGTCGGTCGACTACTACGCGCGCAACTACCTGGTGCCCACCGGGGAGAACTCCAAGTTCGCCTACTGCGGCGGCTTCATCAAGCAGCGCCCCCTGCCCCAGGCGCCGCGCGCCTCCGGCGTGGACTACGAGCTGAAGAACTTCGAGCAGGAGGTCCGCCGCGCGGCGGCCCTGGGCCTGGACGGCTTCACCTACGACATCCTCAACCACACGGGGACGCACTGGAACCGGCTCCTGAAGCTGCTCCAGGCGGCGAGCAACGCCGACAGCGGCTTCCGCGTCGTGCTCATGCCGGACATGAGCTCCACGTACACGGGCACGGACGCGGACGCGCTCACCGCCTTCGTGGGCTCCATCGGCTCGGTGGCCTCGCACCCGGCGGTGTACCACCTGGACGACGGCCGGCTGCTGCTGGCGCCGTACATGGCCGACAACCGCACGCCGCAGTGGTGGGCCTCCGTCCTCCAGGCGCTCCAGGCCCGCGGCATCTCCGCCGCGCTGTGGCCCGTGTACGTGAAGCCCTGGCTGGCGCAGACCCAGACGCTCGCGGCCCAGGTCCCGCTGTACGGCACCTCCACCTGGGGCAACCGCACGCTCTCCGGCGCGGCGGCGCAGCGCACCCACCCCGCCACGGCGCATGGGCTGGGGCTCCAGTGGATGGCGCCGGTCGCCCTCCAGGACTCGCGCCCCAAGGACCTCGTGTACACCGAGCCCAACAACTCACAGACGCTGCGCGCCATGTGGGACGCGGCCATCCAGGGCGGCGCGGACTGGGTGCAGCTCATCACCTGGAACGACTACTCGGAGGCGACCGAGTTCTCCCCCTCGTCGGGCACCCAGTGGGCCGCGTTCGACCTGACCGCCTACTACACCGCCTGGTTCAAGCTGGGCGCCCAGCCGACCATCACCCGCGACGCGCTCTACTACTTCCACCGTCGCCACTCGACGAGCGCCGCCCCGGACCTCACCCAGCAGCGCGCCCCGTACACGGTCGTCAACGGCGCGGCGCCCGCGAACGAAATCGAGCTGCTCGCCTTCCTCACCGCCCCGGGCACGCTCGAAATCGAAGTGGCCGGCACCGTGCAACGCAAGGACGTGGCCGCGGGCATCCAGTCCTTCCGCGTCCCGCTCCAGCAAGGCACGCCGACCTTCCGGCTGGTGCGCGGCGGCGCCACCGTTGCCGCCGTGACGAGCGCCTTCCCCATCAACGACACCATCACCTATCAGGACATGCTCTACCGCGCGGGCGGAAGTCTGTCGTGTGACCGCTCGCCCTTCTTCCCTTGA
- a CDS encoding acetamidase/formamidase family protein, whose translation MNRLASLALCLVPLLSLAQPPTQERWVVVTDLWGNRLQQVLTLELAGKTLSGDLDGDRLEGERAGAQVRFVVTDARRARATFTGRVEGDAMTGTVERPDPNDAKARARHAFTARRIPPRPPGPPRVLDFTPASYSNEFSANREPVLTLWSGDTVRTTTLDSGGMDEKGVTRALYGNPQTGPFFIADARVGDTLAVRLVRLRLNRDWADSLDAIVGRALTPRLAARATELGKPVRWKLDVARGRASPESSERMKGFSIPLRPMLGGLAVAPDFGMPPQSTGDTGRFGGNMDFNEVVEGNTIYLPVGQPGALLYLGDGHAAQGDGETSQFALETSLEVEFTVEVIPGKAPSMPRVESPTHLMVLGQAGSLDDALRAATSGLTQWLEQEYGLGLSESAQVLGSSAQYVVANLAGRSVGVAVKLEKSRLEALRGGRMQAPRAPDGARPGGR comes from the coding sequence ATGAATCGACTCGCCTCGCTCGCGCTCTGCCTCGTCCCCCTCCTCTCGCTCGCCCAACCCCCGACCCAGGAGCGGTGGGTGGTGGTGACGGACCTGTGGGGCAATCGCCTCCAGCAGGTGCTCACCCTGGAGCTGGCGGGGAAGACGCTGTCCGGCGACCTCGACGGCGACAGGCTCGAAGGGGAGCGCGCGGGCGCGCAGGTGCGCTTCGTCGTCACGGACGCGCGGCGGGCGAGGGCCACGTTCACCGGCAGGGTGGAGGGGGACGCGATGACGGGCACGGTGGAGCGGCCCGACCCGAATGACGCGAAGGCGCGCGCGCGTCATGCCTTCACCGCGCGGCGCATCCCCCCTCGGCCACCGGGTCCCCCGCGCGTGCTCGACTTCACGCCGGCCTCGTATTCGAACGAGTTCTCCGCGAATCGCGAGCCCGTGCTCACGCTGTGGTCCGGGGACACGGTGCGCACGACGACGCTGGACTCGGGGGGCATGGACGAGAAGGGCGTGACGCGGGCGCTCTATGGCAACCCCCAGACGGGGCCCTTCTTCATCGCGGACGCGCGGGTGGGGGACACGCTGGCCGTCCGGCTCGTGCGCCTGCGGTTGAACCGCGACTGGGCGGACAGCCTGGATGCCATCGTGGGACGGGCGCTCACGCCCCGGCTGGCGGCGCGCGCGACGGAGCTGGGCAAGCCCGTGCGCTGGAAGCTCGACGTGGCGCGGGGGCGGGCGAGCCCGGAGTCGTCCGAGCGGATGAAGGGGTTCTCCATTCCCCTGCGGCCCATGCTGGGGGGCCTGGCCGTGGCCCCGGACTTCGGGATGCCACCGCAGTCCACGGGAGACACGGGCCGCTTCGGCGGCAACATGGACTTCAACGAGGTGGTGGAGGGCAACACCATCTACCTCCCCGTGGGCCAGCCCGGCGCGCTGCTCTATCTGGGGGACGGGCACGCGGCGCAAGGCGATGGCGAGACGTCGCAGTTCGCGCTGGAGACGTCGCTGGAGGTGGAGTTCACCGTGGAGGTCATCCCGGGCAAGGCGCCCTCGATGCCGCGGGTGGAGTCGCCCACGCACCTCATGGTGCTGGGACAGGCGGGCTCGCTGGATGACGCGCTCCGCGCGGCGACCAGCGGCCTGACCCAATGGTTGGAGCAGGAGTATGGGCTCGGCCTGTCCGAGAGCGCCCAGGTGCTGGGGAGCAGCGCCCAGTACGTCGTGGCCAACCTCGCCGGCCGCAGCGTGGGCGTGGCGGTGAAGCTGGAGAAGTCCCGGCTCGAGGCGCTCCGGGGCGGGCGGATGCAGGCTCCGCGTGCCCCGGACGGGGCACGACCCGGGGGCCGGTAG
- a CDS encoding transketolase, protein MADALAELAAQLRVDSIRATTAAGSGHPTSAMSAADIMAVLFQKYLRFDFQHPRAPDNDRFILSKGHACPVLYAALKAAGAIDDAELLSLRKFGSRLEGHPNPRVLPFVDVATGSLGQGLAVGVGMALVARLDGLPFRTYVLMGDSETAEGSVWEAFDKASHYQLDNLCALIDMNRLGQSGPTELGWYAEAYVARARAFGWHALALDGHDLGAIDRALAEAQATTGKPTCLIFKTEKGRGYSAVANKEGWHGKPFSEEQAREAIQEMGGERDLHFQARMPEARKPTNQDTAAPLSLPTYAPDKPVATRKAYGDALAALGDAYPDLVALDAEVSNSTYSQELREKHPKRFFEMFIAEQNMVSSAVGMAVLGKRVFLSTFAAFLTRAYDQLRMAAVSNATLHVCGSHAGCSIGEDGPSQMGLEDLAMMRAVNGSTVLYPCDANQTARLMAELVDRPGITYLRTTREKTPLVYPPTERFPLGGSKVVRRSDRDVATVVAAGITLREALKAHERLLEKGLPVRVIDLYSVKPVDARTLRQAARETRGRFIVVEDHWAEGGLADAVLEAFSDERQPLPRVVRLAVRDLPGSGTPEQLLAAAGIDADHIVQAVTAMDAALRSTDSNPEKGGGRAWEEHPSA, encoded by the coding sequence ATGGCAGACGCACTGGCGGAACTCGCGGCGCAGCTTCGCGTCGACAGCATCCGCGCCACCACGGCGGCGGGCTCGGGACACCCGACCTCCGCCATGTCCGCGGCGGACATCATGGCGGTGCTGTTCCAGAAGTACCTGCGGTTCGACTTCCAGCACCCCCGCGCCCCCGACAACGACCGCTTCATCCTCTCCAAGGGGCATGCCTGCCCGGTCCTCTATGCGGCGCTCAAGGCCGCGGGCGCCATCGACGACGCGGAGCTGCTGTCGCTGCGCAAGTTCGGCAGCCGGCTCGAGGGGCACCCCAACCCGCGCGTGCTGCCGTTCGTGGACGTGGCCACCGGCTCGTTGGGACAGGGGCTCGCGGTGGGCGTGGGCATGGCGCTCGTCGCCCGGCTGGACGGCCTGCCCTTCCGCACCTACGTGCTGATGGGCGACAGCGAGACGGCCGAGGGCTCCGTCTGGGAGGCCTTCGACAAGGCCAGCCACTACCAGCTGGACAACCTCTGCGCGCTCATCGACATGAACCGCCTGGGCCAGAGCGGCCCCACGGAGCTGGGCTGGTACGCGGAGGCCTATGTCGCCCGCGCCCGCGCCTTCGGCTGGCACGCGCTCGCGCTCGACGGCCACGACCTGGGCGCCATCGACCGCGCCCTCGCCGAGGCCCAGGCGACGACCGGCAAGCCCACCTGCCTCATCTTCAAGACGGAGAAGGGCCGGGGCTACTCCGCCGTCGCCAACAAGGAGGGCTGGCACGGCAAGCCCTTCTCCGAGGAGCAGGCCCGCGAGGCCATCCAGGAGATGGGCGGCGAGCGCGACCTCCACTTCCAGGCGCGGATGCCGGAGGCGCGAAAGCCCACGAACCAGGACACCGCCGCGCCCCTGTCCCTGCCGACGTACGCGCCCGACAAGCCGGTGGCCACGCGCAAGGCCTACGGCGACGCGCTCGCGGCGCTCGGTGACGCGTACCCGGACCTGGTGGCGCTGGACGCGGAGGTGTCCAACTCCACGTACTCGCAGGAGCTGCGGGAGAAGCACCCCAAGCGCTTCTTCGAGATGTTCATCGCGGAGCAGAACATGGTCTCCAGCGCGGTGGGCATGGCGGTGCTGGGCAAGCGCGTCTTCCTCAGCACCTTCGCGGCCTTCCTCACGCGCGCCTACGACCAGCTGCGCATGGCGGCCGTCTCCAACGCGACGCTGCATGTCTGTGGCAGCCACGCGGGCTGCTCCATCGGCGAGGACGGTCCCTCGCAGATGGGCCTGGAGGACCTGGCCATGATGCGCGCGGTGAACGGCAGCACCGTGCTCTACCCGTGCGACGCGAACCAGACGGCGCGGCTCATGGCCGAGCTGGTGGACCGCCCGGGCATCACCTACCTGCGCACCACGCGGGAGAAGACGCCCCTCGTCTACCCGCCCACGGAGCGCTTCCCGCTGGGGGGCAGCAAGGTGGTGCGCCGCTCGGACCGGGACGTGGCCACGGTGGTGGCGGCGGGAATCACCCTGCGCGAGGCGCTGAAGGCCCACGAGCGCCTGCTGGAGAAGGGCCTTCCCGTGCGCGTCATCGACCTCTATTCGGTGAAGCCCGTGGACGCGAGGACGCTGCGGCAGGCCGCGCGCGAGACGCGGGGGCGCTTCATCGTCGTCGAGGACCACTGGGCCGAGGGCGGCCTCGCGGACGCGGTCCTCGAGGCTTTCTCCGACGAGCGCCAGCCCCTGCCCCGCGTGGTGCGCCTCGCCGTGCGCGACCTGCCCGGCTCCGGCACGCCCGAACAGCTGCTGGCCGCGGCCGGCATCGACGCCGACCACATCGTCCAGGCCGTCACCGCCATGGACGCCGCGCTGCGCTCCACGGACTCCAACCCCGAGAAGGGGGGAGGCCGCGCCTGGGAGGAGCACCCCAGCGCCTGA